TGCTTCTAGTTCTTTGACTGATATTTGTATAATCTGTGTGATTCTTTGCATTCTTATTATTTTCAGATAACTCCAAATCTGTCCGTTTCTTGGCACTCGGTGATTGGGGTGGGCTCCCATTTGCACCGTACATAACACCAGTGGAGAAGAGTACAGCCCACCAAATGGGGGTTGTCGCCGAGACAATGGGCGTCGATTTTATTCTGTCGTTGGGGGATAACTTTTATTTCAGTGGAGTTAGCGATATTACTGACAACAGATTTCAGGTATGTTGGAGTTCCCATATTTCTCATGATCACTGGGGAGAATGACAGTGGGAATACAGAAGCACGGGTAGTGGCTGGAGCAAGGCTAGTGAATATCCATCGGCATACTGAAGTAGTTTGAGGCCAATAGCGTGATGTTCAGAGGTTGCAGTGTTCTTTGTAATCACAGGAAACATTTGAGGATATCTTTTCTGCCAAGTCACTGAAGGACGTGCCCTGGTTTGTGGTAGCAGGAAACCATGATCACTCGGGCAATGTAACTGCACAGATCGAGTATTCCAAAGTATCCAAACGATGGTGAGATGGGTTATTTCCTGCAGTTTCCCATTTCTCCAACATCTCCACTCTTCCAGATGTATTTCACGCTAAATAACATACTGTTTGACTTTTCAGGAATTTTCCAAATTATTACTATGACCTGAATTTCACCATAGCAGGCACCAATGTCACCATTACAATACTGATGCTGGATACAGTTCTGTTATGTGGAAATTCTGATGATTTCTTGGGAATGGAACCAGAAGGACCAAAGGATTCTCATGTGGCAAACACACAACTGAAATGGATTCAGGAGAAGTTGAAGACTTCCAGGTATGCAGACTTTCTTCATTCTACATCAAATAAGCAGTCTGTCCAAGCTGTTCTACGAGTTtgcaaaataaagacacaaaaagctagagtaactcagcgggtcactctggagaaaaggaatgggtgatgtttcgg
This is a stretch of genomic DNA from Rhinoraja longicauda isolate Sanriku21f chromosome 37, sRhiLon1.1, whole genome shotgun sequence. It encodes these proteins:
- the LOC144610644 gene encoding tartrate-resistant acid phosphatase type 5-like isoform X2, translated to MEMAMFVKVALMFPVILHEVTASPNPAAKMDNSKSVRFLALGDWGGLPFAPYITPVEKSTAHQMGVVAETMGVDFILSLGDNFYFSGVSDITDNRFQETFEDIFSAKSLKDVPWFVVAGNHDHSGNVTAQIEYSKVSKRWNFPNYYYDLNFTIAGTNVTITILMLDTVLLCGNSDDFLGMEPEGPKDSHVANTQLKWIQEKLKTSRSDFLIVAGHYPVWSIAEHGPTKCLIQKLYPLLTQYRVSAYFCGHDHNMQFIQDYNGIGYVVSGAGNFIEYSIKHKHLVPTDWLKFFYADISSLGGFAYVEIMPEEMIITFIEAHGKSLYRTSIPRRSDR
- the LOC144610644 gene encoding tartrate-resistant acid phosphatase type 5-like isoform X1, with the protein product MEFQMAMFVKVALMFPVILHEVTASPNPAAKMDNSKSVRFLALGDWGGLPFAPYITPVEKSTAHQMGVVAETMGVDFILSLGDNFYFSGVSDITDNRFQETFEDIFSAKSLKDVPWFVVAGNHDHSGNVTAQIEYSKVSKRWNFPNYYYDLNFTIAGTNVTITILMLDTVLLCGNSDDFLGMEPEGPKDSHVANTQLKWIQEKLKTSRSDFLIVAGHYPVWSIAEHGPTKCLIQKLYPLLTQYRVSAYFCGHDHNMQFIQDYNGIGYVVSGAGNFIEYSIKHKHLVPTDWLKFFYADISSLGGFAYVEIMPEEMIITFIEAHGKSLYRTSIPRRSDR
- the LOC144610644 gene encoding tartrate-resistant acid phosphatase type 5-like isoform X3; the protein is MAMFVKVALMFPVILHEVTASPNPAAKMDNSKSVRFLALGDWGGLPFAPYITPVEKSTAHQMGVVAETMGVDFILSLGDNFYFSGVSDITDNRFQETFEDIFSAKSLKDVPWFVVAGNHDHSGNVTAQIEYSKVSKRWNFPNYYYDLNFTIAGTNVTITILMLDTVLLCGNSDDFLGMEPEGPKDSHVANTQLKWIQEKLKTSRSDFLIVAGHYPVWSIAEHGPTKCLIQKLYPLLTQYRVSAYFCGHDHNMQFIQDYNGIGYVVSGAGNFIEYSIKHKHLVPTDWLKFFYADISSLGGFAYVEIMPEEMIITFIEAHGKSLYRTSIPRRSDR